A genomic stretch from Serratia entomophila includes:
- the mutS gene encoding DNA mismatch repair protein MutS, producing MNSTDKLDSHTPMMQQYLRLKAQHPEILLFYRMGDFYELFYDDAKRASQLLDISLTKRGASAGEPIPMAGVPHHAVENYLAKLVQLGESVALCEQIGDPATSKGPVERKVVRIVTPGTITDEALLQERQDNLLAAIWQDARGFGYATLDVSSGRFRVAEPQDLETMAAELQRTNPAELLYPETFEQMALIEQRHGLRRRPLWEFELETARQQLNLQFGTRDLTGFGVEQAHQALRAAGCLLQYVKDTQRTSLPHIRGLTMERQQDGIIMDAATRRNLELTQSLSGGSDNTLAAILDRTVTPMGSRMLKRWLHMPTRDIKVLNDRQQAIGALQDLYGDLQPSLRQVGDQERILARLALRTARPRDLARMRHAFQQLPDIRQLLQNVETPHVQHLLSQVGQFDELLDLLERAVVESPPVLVRDGGVIAPGYNSELDEWRALADGASDYLDRLEIREREKLGLDTLKVGFNGVHGYYIQVSRGQSHLVPIHYVRRQTLKNAERYIIPELKEYEDKVLTSKGKALAIEKGLYDELFDLLLPHLAELQQSASALAELDVLANLAERADTLNYACPTMSEQPGIRITEGRHPVVEQVLSEPFISNPLSLSPQRRMLIITGPNMGGKSTYMRQTALIVLMAHIGSYVPAAKASIGPVDRIFTRVGAADDLASGRSTFMVEMTETANILHNATEHSLVLMDEIGRGTSTYDGLSLAWACAENLASRIKAMTLFATHYFELTTLPEKMEGVVNVHLDALEHGDTIAFMHSVQDGAASKSYGLAVAALAGVPRDVIKRARQKLRELESISNHTAAGTVDATQMTLLNEETPPAVEALEALDPDSLSPRQALEWLYRLKNML from the coding sequence ATGAATAGCACCGACAAGCTCGATTCGCACACGCCAATGATGCAGCAGTACCTGCGCCTCAAGGCGCAGCACCCCGAAATTCTGCTGTTCTACCGCATGGGCGACTTCTATGAGCTGTTTTATGACGACGCCAAACGCGCGTCGCAGCTGCTGGATATCTCCCTGACCAAGCGCGGCGCTTCGGCGGGCGAGCCTATCCCGATGGCCGGCGTGCCGCACCACGCGGTGGAGAACTATCTGGCCAAGCTGGTGCAGCTCGGCGAATCCGTCGCGCTGTGCGAACAAATCGGCGATCCGGCCACCAGCAAAGGGCCGGTCGAACGCAAGGTAGTACGCATCGTCACCCCAGGCACCATTACCGACGAAGCCCTGCTGCAGGAGCGCCAGGATAATCTGCTGGCGGCTATCTGGCAGGATGCGCGCGGTTTCGGCTACGCCACGCTGGACGTCAGCTCCGGCCGCTTCCGCGTCGCCGAACCGCAGGATCTGGAAACCATGGCCGCCGAGCTGCAGCGCACCAACCCTGCCGAGCTGCTGTACCCGGAAACCTTCGAGCAGATGGCGCTGATCGAACAGCGCCACGGCCTGCGCCGCCGCCCGCTGTGGGAATTCGAACTGGAGACCGCGCGCCAGCAGCTCAACCTGCAGTTCGGCACCCGCGATCTGACCGGCTTTGGCGTAGAACAGGCGCATCAGGCGCTGCGCGCCGCCGGCTGCTTGCTGCAATACGTCAAAGATACCCAGCGCACCTCGCTGCCGCATATCCGCGGCCTCACCATGGAGCGCCAGCAGGACGGCATCATCATGGACGCCGCCACACGCCGCAACCTGGAGCTGACCCAGAGCCTGTCCGGCGGCAGCGACAATACGCTGGCGGCGATCCTCGATCGCACCGTTACGCCAATGGGCAGCCGCATGCTGAAGCGCTGGCTGCACATGCCAACCCGCGACATCAAGGTGCTGAACGATCGCCAGCAGGCGATCGGCGCGTTGCAGGATCTGTATGGCGATCTGCAGCCTTCGCTGCGGCAGGTTGGCGATCAGGAACGCATTCTGGCGCGCCTGGCGCTGCGCACCGCCCGCCCACGCGATCTGGCGCGCATGCGCCACGCCTTCCAGCAGTTGCCGGATATTCGGCAGTTGCTGCAAAACGTAGAAACCCCGCACGTGCAGCATCTGCTGTCGCAGGTCGGCCAGTTCGATGAGCTGCTGGATCTGCTGGAGCGCGCGGTGGTCGAATCCCCGCCGGTGCTGGTGCGCGACGGCGGCGTTATCGCCCCGGGATACAACAGCGAACTGGACGAATGGCGCGCGCTGGCGGATGGCGCCAGCGATTACCTGGATCGGCTGGAAATTCGCGAACGCGAAAAGCTGGGCCTCGATACTCTGAAAGTCGGCTTCAACGGCGTGCATGGCTATTATATTCAGGTCAGCCGCGGCCAGAGCCATTTGGTGCCGATCCATTACGTGCGCCGCCAGACGCTGAAAAACGCCGAGCGCTACATCATTCCCGAGCTGAAAGAGTACGAAGACAAGGTTCTGACCTCCAAAGGCAAGGCGCTGGCAATCGAGAAAGGCCTGTACGACGAACTGTTCGATCTGCTGCTGCCGCATCTGGCGGAGCTGCAGCAAAGCGCTTCCGCCCTGGCCGAGTTGGACGTGCTGGCCAACCTGGCCGAACGCGCCGATACCCTGAACTACGCCTGCCCAACCATGAGCGAACAGCCGGGCATCCGCATCACCGAAGGCCGCCACCCGGTGGTGGAGCAGGTGCTGAGCGAACCCTTTATTTCCAACCCGCTCTCGCTGTCGCCGCAGCGCCGCATGCTGATCATTACCGGCCCGAACATGGGCGGTAAAAGCACCTATATGCGCCAAACGGCGTTGATAGTGCTGATGGCGCACATCGGCAGCTATGTACCGGCCGCCAAGGCCAGCATCGGCCCGGTGGACCGCATCTTTACCCGCGTCGGCGCGGCGGACGACCTGGCCTCCGGCCGCTCCACCTTCATGGTGGAAATGACCGAAACCGCCAATATCCTGCACAACGCCACCGAACACAGCCTGGTGCTGATGGATGAGATTGGCCGCGGCACCTCCACCTACGACGGTTTGTCGCTGGCCTGGGCTTGCGCCGAAAATCTGGCCAGCCGCATCAAGGCCATGACGCTGTTCGCCACCCACTACTTCGAGCTGACCACCCTGCCGGAGAAAATGGAAGGCGTGGTCAACGTGCATCTGGATGCGCTGGAGCACGGCGACACCATCGCCTTTATGCACAGCGTGCAGGACGGCGCGGCGAGCAAAAGCTACGGCCTGGCGGTTGCCGCCCTGGCAGGCGTACCGCGCGATGTTATCAAGCGTGCGCGCCAGAAGCTGCGTGAGCTGGAGTCAATCTCCAACCACACCGCCGCCGGCACCGTGGACGCGACCCAGATGACGCTGTTGAATGAGGAAACTCCGCCGGCGGTAGAAGCGCTGGAGGCCTTGGATCCGGATTCTCTGTCGCCGCGCCAGGCGCTGGAGTGGCTCTACCGGCTGAAGAACATGTTGTGA
- a CDS encoding SDR family NAD(P)-dependent oxidoreductase has translation MTTHADSAHTVQKRLEGKVVLVTGGGTGIGRAAVLAYARAGAKVALAGRRSAEIEAAAHDVVQAGGEALAVVADVSREEDIRRLIATVSGHYGRLDVAFNNAGILGNFAPITQQSSADFDEVIAINLRGVWLSVKYQIETFLAQGAGGAIINTSSWLTHGALAGSSSYSASKGALDALIRAVALEYSGHGIRINNINPGIIETPMAHSSVTDASAFAPFITHTPAGRMGQPEDIGDVAVWLATDEARFITGQSLLVDGGYTIAGSR, from the coding sequence ATGACTACACATGCTGATTCAGCTCACACCGTGCAAAAACGTTTGGAAGGAAAGGTTGTCCTGGTGACCGGCGGGGGTACCGGCATCGGGCGCGCGGCCGTGCTGGCCTATGCCCGCGCCGGGGCGAAAGTCGCGCTGGCGGGTCGCCGCTCCGCAGAGATCGAGGCCGCCGCCCATGACGTGGTGCAGGCGGGCGGAGAAGCGCTGGCGGTGGTGGCCGACGTTTCGCGGGAAGAAGATATCCGCCGCCTGATCGCAACGGTGAGCGGCCACTACGGCAGGCTGGACGTCGCGTTCAACAACGCCGGCATTCTCGGTAACTTTGCGCCCATTACCCAGCAAAGCAGCGCTGATTTCGATGAGGTGATCGCCATCAATCTTCGCGGCGTTTGGCTCTCGGTCAAATACCAGATTGAGACGTTCCTGGCGCAAGGTGCCGGCGGTGCCATCATCAACACGTCTTCCTGGCTCACCCACGGAGCACTCGCCGGTTCATCGAGCTACTCCGCCAGCAAAGGGGCGCTCGACGCGCTGATCCGCGCGGTGGCGCTCGAATATAGCGGCCACGGCATCCGCATCAACAACATCAACCCCGGCATCATCGAAACGCCGATGGCGCACAGCAGCGTCACCGATGCCAGCGCTTTCGCGCCCTTTATCACCCACACCCCCGCCGGGCGCATGGGCCAACCGGAAGATATCGGCGATGTGGCGGTCTGGCTGGCGACGGACGAGGCCCGCTTTATCACCGGCCAAAGCCTGCTGGTGGACGGCGGTTACACCATCGCCGGCTCACGCTGA
- a CDS encoding NHL repeat-containing protein, whose amino-acid sequence MPYAITPFPARAALLALLLAIAAPATSAPAACAPATMTLPPGALYPNGVARAADGTLYVGLVTSGRVLRKRPNEDWQTFFPGAETVFASNALRLDERHGLLWGNSPDFLSGGKPRANRIYALNVADATLNRSLPLPAGEMGNDIVLGADGTVYVTETKGGGILRLRPGEPKFRTLYRDDRLTAPSGLGAAGIVILDDTLMAIANFGTGRLYTLSYGDARPALAEITLPRTIENPDGMGLAPDGALIVLENAISSGQGRILRIAAPGAAGMHHIEVIREGLESPVNVAVTPQGCAFVTESRIRHRLLPGHETEVPDSFHIYQLPLPLSRAQ is encoded by the coding sequence ATGCCATATGCGATAACACCCTTCCCCGCGCGGGCTGCCCTGCTGGCCTTGCTGCTGGCCATCGCAGCCCCGGCGACGTCCGCGCCGGCCGCCTGCGCCCCTGCCACCATGACATTGCCGCCGGGGGCACTCTACCCCAACGGCGTCGCCCGCGCAGCCGACGGCACGCTGTATGTCGGCCTGGTTACCAGCGGGCGCGTTCTGCGCAAACGTCCGAACGAAGACTGGCAGACCTTCTTCCCCGGCGCCGAGACGGTATTCGCTTCAAACGCCCTGAGGCTGGATGAACGGCATGGCCTGCTGTGGGGAAACTCGCCGGATTTCCTGTCGGGCGGAAAACCGCGCGCAAATCGCATTTACGCCCTGAATGTCGCGGATGCCACGCTCAACCGCAGCCTGCCGCTACCGGCAGGCGAAATGGGCAACGATATCGTGCTCGGCGCAGACGGCACGGTCTACGTGACGGAAACCAAAGGCGGCGGCATCCTGCGGCTGCGGCCGGGCGAGCCGAAATTCCGGACGCTGTATCGCGACGACAGGTTGACGGCGCCCAGCGGCCTCGGCGCCGCCGGCATAGTGATCCTCGATGACACACTGATGGCGATCGCCAATTTCGGCACCGGCAGGCTCTACACCCTCAGCTACGGGGATGCCCGGCCTGCGCTGGCCGAAATTACGTTGCCGCGCACCATAGAAAACCCGGACGGCATGGGGCTGGCACCGGACGGCGCGCTGATCGTGCTTGAAAATGCCATCAGCAGCGGCCAGGGCAGGATCCTGCGCATTGCCGCGCCGGGCGCGGCGGGCATGCACCATATCGAGGTTATTCGAGAAGGCCTGGAGTCGCCGGTCAATGTGGCCGTCACGCCGCAGGGCTGCGCCTTTGTCACTGAATCACGCATTCGCCACCGCCTGTTGCCGGGGCACGAAACCGAAGTGCCCGACAGTTTCCACATCTACCAACTTCCCCTGCCGTTATCTCGCGCTCAATGA
- the chbC gene encoding PTS N,N'-diacetylchitobiose transporter subunit IIC, translating to MNTLIASLEKVILPFAVKIGKQPHVNAIKNGFIRLMPLTLTGAMFVLINNVFLSFGEGSFFFSLGVRLDASTIETLNGLKSIGGSVYNGTLGIMSLMTPFFISMALAEERKVDPLAAALLAVAAFMTVTPFSVGEAYAVGANWLGGANIISGMVIGLVVAEMFTFIVRRNWVISLPDSVPASVSRSFSALIPGFVILSIMGVLAYCLTLWGTNFHQIIMDSISAPLAKMGSVVGWVYVMFSSLLWFFGVHGSMALAALDSGIMTPFALENVELYNKYGSVEAAVAAGKEFHMWAKPFVDSYIYLGGTGSTLGLIIAIFIASRREDYRQVAKLATPSGIFQINEPILFGLPVIMNPVMFIPFILVQPVLTIITTLAYYTGLIPPITNIAPWTMPVGLGAFFNTNGSVVAMLLSFFNLAVATVIYLPFVMISNKAQSQIDEATESEEDIARALKF from the coding sequence GTGAATACCTTAATTGCCTCGCTTGAGAAGGTGATACTGCCGTTTGCCGTGAAAATCGGCAAGCAGCCCCACGTTAACGCCATCAAGAACGGATTTATCCGTTTAATGCCGCTGACCTTGACCGGCGCGATGTTCGTGTTGATCAACAACGTGTTCCTGAGCTTTGGCGAAGGATCTTTCTTCTTTTCTCTGGGCGTGCGCCTCGACGCCTCCACCATCGAAACGTTGAACGGGCTGAAGAGCATCGGCGGCAGCGTCTACAACGGCACCCTGGGCATCATGTCGCTGATGACGCCGTTCTTTATCAGCATGGCGTTGGCGGAAGAACGCAAGGTAGATCCCCTGGCGGCGGCGCTGCTGGCGGTGGCGGCCTTTATGACCGTCACCCCGTTCAGCGTCGGCGAAGCCTATGCGGTGGGCGCGAACTGGCTGGGCGGCGCCAATATCATCTCCGGCATGGTGATCGGCCTGGTGGTCGCCGAGATGTTTACCTTTATCGTGCGGCGCAACTGGGTGATTAGCCTGCCGGACAGCGTACCCGCTTCGGTCTCGCGCTCTTTCTCGGCGCTGATCCCCGGTTTTGTCATTCTCTCCATCATGGGGGTGCTGGCCTATTGCCTGACGCTGTGGGGCACCAACTTCCACCAGATCATTATGGACAGCATCTCGGCGCCGCTGGCGAAGATGGGCAGCGTGGTGGGCTGGGTATACGTGATGTTCTCCTCGCTGCTGTGGTTCTTCGGGGTGCACGGCTCGATGGCGCTGGCGGCGCTGGACAGCGGCATCATGACGCCGTTCGCGCTGGAAAACGTCGAGCTTTACAACAAGTACGGTTCGGTGGAGGCCGCGGTGGCCGCCGGCAAAGAATTCCACATGTGGGCCAAGCCGTTCGTCGATTCCTATATTTATCTGGGCGGCACCGGTTCGACGCTGGGGCTGATTATCGCCATCTTCATTGCTTCGCGCCGGGAAGACTATCGCCAGGTGGCCAAGCTGGCTACGCCGTCGGGCATCTTCCAGATCAACGAACCCATTCTGTTCGGTCTGCCGGTGATCATGAACCCGGTGATGTTTATTCCGTTCATCCTGGTACAGCCGGTGCTGACCATCATCACCACGCTGGCTTACTACACCGGGCTGATCCCACCGATCACCAACATCGCTCCCTGGACCATGCCGGTCGGGCTTGGCGCGTTCTTCAACACCAATGGCAGCGTGGTCGCCATGCTGCTGAGCTTCTTCAACCTGGCGGTAGCTACCGTGATTTATCTGCCGTTCGTGATGATTTCCAACAAGGCGCAGAGCCAGATCGATGAGGCGACCGAAAGCGAAGAAGACATCGCCAGGGCGCTGAAATTCTAA
- a CDS encoding PTS sugar transporter subunit IIB has product MEKKKIYLFCSAGMSTSLLVSKMKAQAEKYEVPVIIAAYPEALAAEKGVEADLILLGPQIAYTLPEVQKQLPNKPVEVIDPLLYGKVDGLGVLKAAVASIKKANQ; this is encoded by the coding sequence ATGGAAAAGAAAAAAATCTATCTGTTTTGTTCTGCCGGTATGTCCACTTCTCTGTTGGTTTCCAAAATGAAAGCGCAGGCCGAGAAATACGAAGTGCCGGTGATCATCGCCGCTTATCCGGAAGCGCTGGCTGCGGAGAAGGGCGTCGAAGCGGATCTGATCCTGCTGGGGCCGCAGATTGCCTATACGTTGCCGGAAGTGCAAAAACAGTTGCCGAACAAGCCCGTCGAGGTGATCGACCCGCTGCTGTACGGCAAGGTCGACGGCCTTGGAGTACTGAAGGCGGCGGTGGCCTCCATCAAAAAAGCTAACCAGTAA
- a CDS encoding aldo/keto reductase, whose translation MNYVRLGHSGLKVSRICLGCMTYGDPAWRPWVLEEDQARPFIQQALEAGVNFFDTANIYSAGESERIIGRALRDFARRDDMVIATKAFFPMDESPNGRGLSRKHLIHSVEASLQRLGTDYIDLFVLHRFDPETPIEETAETLDALVRAGKIRYLGASSMHAWRFMKMLDFQRHNRLATFISMQSQYNLVTREDEEELIPLCQEEGIGLTPWSPLARGLLAGAGQSGTLRARTDEQAPQWYGGRSEVDQSIAAVAKVAAARGVSPAQIALAWLLARKGVASALVGMSRPHHLQDAVEALSLRLSDGEMTSLEAPMQQRLPIRRW comes from the coding sequence ATGAACTACGTCCGCCTCGGCCACAGCGGCCTGAAGGTTTCCCGGATCTGTCTGGGATGCATGACCTACGGCGATCCGGCCTGGCGCCCCTGGGTGTTGGAAGAGGACCAGGCTCGCCCTTTCATTCAGCAAGCGCTGGAGGCCGGCGTTAACTTTTTCGATACCGCCAATATCTACTCGGCGGGCGAAAGCGAACGCATTATCGGCCGCGCCCTGCGAGATTTTGCGCGCCGCGATGACATGGTGATCGCCACCAAGGCGTTCTTTCCAATGGACGAATCCCCCAACGGCCGGGGCCTGTCGCGCAAGCACCTCATTCACAGCGTCGAAGCGTCGCTGCAGCGGTTGGGCACTGACTATATCGACCTGTTCGTGCTGCACCGGTTCGACCCCGAAACGCCGATCGAAGAAACCGCCGAAACGCTCGACGCCCTGGTGCGTGCGGGCAAGATCCGCTACCTGGGCGCCTCCTCCATGCACGCCTGGCGCTTTATGAAAATGTTGGATTTTCAGAGGCATAACCGATTGGCTACGTTTATTTCGATGCAAAGCCAATACAACCTGGTCACGCGTGAGGACGAGGAGGAATTGATCCCCCTGTGCCAGGAGGAAGGCATTGGCCTGACGCCCTGGTCACCCCTGGCGCGCGGCCTGCTGGCGGGCGCCGGGCAATCCGGCACCCTGCGCGCCCGAACGGATGAGCAAGCCCCGCAGTGGTATGGCGGTCGCAGCGAAGTGGATCAATCCATCGCCGCGGTGGCAAAGGTGGCCGCCGCACGCGGCGTGTCGCCGGCGCAAATTGCGCTCGCCTGGCTGTTGGCCAGAAAAGGCGTAGCGTCCGCCCTGGTTGGCATGTCGCGGCCGCACCACCTGCAGGACGCCGTCGAAGCGCTTTCCCTCAGGCTGTCGGATGGAGAAATGACGTCGCTCGAAGCGCCCATGCAACAACGCCTGCCCATCCGTCGCTGGTAA
- a CDS encoding LysR family transcriptional regulator: MKKLELSGLAAFVAIANERSFRRAAARLGVTPPTLSHTMRELEEQVGLRLLNRTTRNVSPTEAGEHLLARLMPAFTDIDAALESLNTFREQPRGLVRINASRSAIELVLLPHLGKLARDYPGISLEIVAQEGFANIVEQGFDAGIRLGEDLHNDMRAVRVSPDLRLAIVATPEYFQRSGRPDTPSDLLNHRCIGWRKISSGELYKWEFRQGDKILSVAVNSSLILDDGRLMQQAALAHAGIAFAIEDEVAEHLATGRLERVLADWCPSFPGFYLYYPNRRNHPVALTTVIDMLRFPG; encoded by the coding sequence ATGAAGAAACTCGAATTGTCCGGCCTGGCGGCTTTCGTGGCGATCGCCAATGAGCGCAGCTTCAGGCGCGCCGCCGCCCGGCTTGGCGTTACCCCGCCAACCCTCAGCCACACGATGCGTGAGCTGGAAGAGCAGGTCGGCCTGCGGTTATTGAATCGAACCACGCGCAACGTTTCGCCGACCGAAGCCGGTGAGCATCTGCTGGCCAGATTGATGCCCGCGTTTACCGATATCGACGCTGCGTTGGAAAGTCTGAACACCTTTCGCGAGCAGCCGCGTGGGCTGGTGCGGATCAATGCTTCCCGTTCGGCGATCGAGCTGGTGCTGTTGCCGCATTTGGGGAAATTGGCTCGCGATTACCCCGGCATCTCGCTGGAGATCGTGGCGCAGGAGGGGTTTGCCAACATCGTCGAACAAGGTTTTGATGCCGGTATCCGGCTGGGAGAAGACCTGCACAACGACATGCGTGCGGTACGAGTGTCGCCGGATCTGCGGCTGGCCATTGTCGCGACACCGGAATACTTCCAACGCTCTGGGAGACCAGATACGCCAAGCGATCTGTTAAACCATCGCTGCATAGGATGGCGTAAAATCTCTTCAGGCGAACTCTACAAATGGGAGTTTCGCCAAGGAGATAAGATACTTTCAGTCGCGGTAAACAGTTCGCTGATACTCGATGACGGCAGGCTGATGCAGCAGGCGGCGTTAGCGCATGCCGGCATCGCCTTCGCCATCGAGGACGAGGTAGCGGAGCATCTTGCCACCGGGCGCCTGGAGCGGGTGCTGGCGGACTGGTGCCCGTCATTCCCGGGGTTCTATCTGTATTATCCCAACCGCAGAAACCACCCGGTGGCTTTAACCACGGTAATAGATATGCTGCGTTTCCCAGGCTGA